The Deinococcus sp. Marseille-Q6407 genome has a window encoding:
- a CDS encoding protein kinase domain-containing protein, translating to MTEMINVALLLGLFVASLRLMMFPAERTLRALILAVLLALLILLLAVNWQVDSGPGRVQALLVLLAAALPGLLGGALSRNRHPRWLRQLVREPELELERERERRGRSLPEAHPGPNRRTWVPGLTTELDLPEAQQLDFAEYSVERRVGVGGMGSVYLAHRRSDGLTAALKVPQEKYLTDEKFVKRFFREAEILSRFDHPNIVRVFDYRMSGGEYYIAMEYLRGISLEQVLEQRRMTLPEAVQVFRALADALRHIHLHKVVHRDLKPSNVMLLEDAWDGEQLRPGGVKLMDFGIAVGQALSRLTMTGARVGTPTYMAPEQAKGIRTDVRSDLYALGLLGYEMVSGQAAFEGSYESVVHQQVFEDPKPPNQVRRGVPSRLNDLILQMIEKDPDRRPNLDEVIAALDDDILIDEAFEDADVLALVVDDPRGTLRLLDTEGKLRQSWGSSAAEGEQDLALPGVPSALGRGANGQLLVGFAQPGLSGGQVWALDSQGLPLRQFGHYGLGEAELLHPAGLAVLGDLTYVLDAESQQVKAYGPAGEFRFRFGGPGEQEGEFHRPQALCASADYLYVLDSGNQRVQRFTPQGGYVSRLAFRLERGSDELRTLSGLTVDASGAVYLVDAVAGKVRRVDAEGTASAPVSLSREAGEPAEALWLLGVGPRGQIYAVPQGGQLLRIFSLSGDLLATRNMYTPVQALSVFHRELSPG from the coding sequence ATGACCGAAATGATTAATGTGGCGCTGCTGCTGGGCCTGTTCGTGGCCAGTCTGCGCCTGATGATGTTTCCGGCCGAGCGGACCCTGCGCGCCCTGATTCTGGCGGTGCTGCTGGCCTTGCTGATCCTGCTGCTGGCGGTCAACTGGCAGGTAGACAGCGGGCCCGGGCGGGTGCAGGCCCTGCTGGTGCTGCTGGCCGCCGCGCTGCCGGGCCTGCTGGGAGGAGCGCTGTCGCGGAACCGTCACCCGCGCTGGCTGCGGCAGCTGGTCCGCGAACCGGAGCTGGAGCTGGAAAGGGAGCGGGAACGGCGCGGTCGCTCGCTGCCCGAGGCGCACCCCGGCCCGAACCGCCGCACTTGGGTGCCGGGCCTGACCACCGAGCTGGACCTGCCAGAAGCGCAGCAGCTGGATTTCGCCGAGTACTCTGTCGAGCGGCGGGTGGGCGTGGGCGGCATGGGCAGCGTCTATCTGGCGCACCGCCGCAGCGACGGCCTGACAGCCGCCCTCAAGGTGCCGCAGGAGAAGTACCTGACCGACGAGAAATTCGTCAAGCGCTTTTTCCGCGAGGCCGAGATTCTCAGCCGGTTCGACCACCCCAACATCGTGCGGGTGTTCGACTACCGCATGAGCGGCGGCGAGTATTACATCGCGATGGAATACCTTAGGGGAATTTCGCTGGAGCAGGTGCTGGAGCAGCGCCGCATGACCCTGCCCGAAGCGGTGCAGGTCTTCCGCGCCCTGGCCGACGCCCTGCGGCATATTCACCTGCACAAGGTGGTGCACCGCGACCTGAAGCCCTCCAACGTGATGCTGCTGGAAGATGCCTGGGACGGCGAACAGCTGCGGCCCGGCGGCGTCAAGCTGATGGATTTCGGCATTGCGGTGGGTCAGGCCCTCTCGCGCCTCACCATGACCGGGGCGCGGGTGGGCACGCCCACCTACATGGCCCCCGAGCAGGCCAAGGGCATCCGCACCGACGTCCGCAGCGACCTGTATGCACTGGGTCTGCTGGGCTATGAAATGGTGTCCGGTCAGGCTGCTTTCGAGGGCAGCTACGAATCGGTGGTGCATCAGCAGGTGTTCGAGGATCCCAAGCCGCCCAATCAGGTGCGGCGCGGGGTGCCCAGCCGCCTGAACGACCTGATTCTGCAGATGATCGAGAAAGACCCCGACCGCCGGCCCAACCTCGATGAAGTCATTGCCGCGCTGGACGACGACATCCTGATTGACGAAGCCTTTGAGGACGCCGATGTTCTGGCCTTGGTGGTGGACGATCCCCGGGGTACGCTGCGGCTGCTGGATACCGAGGGCAAACTGCGCCAGAGCTGGGGCAGCAGCGCTGCCGAGGGAGAACAGGACCTGGCGCTGCCGGGGGTGCCCAGTGCGCTGGGCCGCGGCGCCAACGGGCAACTGCTGGTGGGGTTCGCGCAGCCGGGGCTTTCCGGCGGGCAGGTGTGGGCGCTGGATTCCCAGGGGTTGCCGCTGCGGCAGTTCGGTCACTACGGCCTGGGCGAAGCCGAGCTGCTGCACCCGGCGGGGCTGGCAGTGCTGGGCGACCTCACCTACGTGCTGGACGCTGAGTCACAGCAGGTCAAGGCTTACGGGCCGGCCGGCGAGTTCCGCTTCCGCTTCGGCGGTCCGGGTGAGCAGGAGGGTGAGTTTCACCGGCCCCAGGCCCTCTGCGCGTCGGCCGACTATCTCTATGTGCTGGATTCGGGCAATCAGCGGGTGCAGCGCTTTACCCCGCAGGGCGGGTATGTGTCGCGGCTGGCCTTCCGGCTGGAACGCGGCTCGGATGAACTGCGGACCCTGAGCGGCCTGACGGTGGATGCCAGCGGCGCAGTGTATCTGGTGGACGCCGTCGCCGGCAAGGTGCGCCGGGTGGATGCCGAGGGCACTGCCAGCGCTCCGGTTTCGCTCAGCCGCGAGGCGGGAGAACCGGCCGAGGCACTCTGGCTGCTGGGCGTGGGCCCCCGTGGGCAAATCTACGCGGTGCCGCAGGGTGGTCAGCTGCTACGAATCTTCAGCCTTTCCGGCGACCTGCTGGCCACCCGCAACATGTACACCCCCGTGCAGGCCCTCAGCGTCTTTCACCGCGAGCTGTCTCCCGGCTGA
- a CDS encoding DUF2721 domain-containing protein → MDSGLTILTAMITPAVLISGAGAILVSTTTRVGRVTDRIRHQAERFRGLVEGDHLDEALANAEKDMIMQQLEIHSQRSRMLLRAMTGLYIAISLFVLASVLIGARELTKGNTGLLPTVLAVLGALSLAYSTLMLSVEVRLSARASRLEMRFILQLGERYAQLYDEAYERPAQ, encoded by the coding sequence ATGGATTCCGGCCTGACCATCCTGACCGCCATGATCACACCGGCGGTGCTGATCAGCGGGGCCGGCGCCATTCTGGTCAGCACCACCACCCGGGTGGGGCGGGTTACTGACCGCATCCGGCACCAGGCCGAGCGTTTCCGCGGCCTGGTCGAGGGCGATCATCTGGACGAGGCCCTGGCCAACGCCGAAAAAGACATGATCATGCAGCAGCTGGAAATCCACTCGCAGCGCAGCCGGATGCTGCTGCGGGCCATGACCGGCCTCTACATCGCCATCAGCCTGTTCGTGCTGGCCAGTGTCCTGATTGGCGCCCGCGAACTGACCAAAGGCAATACCGGCCTGCTGCCCACCGTGCTGGCGGTGCTGGGCGCGCTTTCACTGGCCTATTCCACCCTGATGCTGAGCGTGGAAGTGCGCCTGAGCGCCCGGGCCTCGCGGCTGGAGATGCGGTTCATTCTGCAACTGGGTGAACGCTACGCTCAGCTTTACGACGAAGCCTACGAGCGCCCGGCCCAGTAA
- a CDS encoding SDR family oxidoreductase, with amino-acid sequence MSKAPFRLDGRRALITGASKGIGFAAAQLMRELGAEVTIAARTGAEVQAAAESIGAAWFAADVSTSEGVQAALDAAGQVDILVSNAGGPPPSLPSEVTEAAWEQGYQTNFLSTVRLAGGALPGMRERGWGRIIAVTSMTVGHPAINLPVSNALRAAVTNHLRTLSLEVGADGVTCNTVAPGYTATQRLKDLHSGPRQAAALAGSIPLKRFGEPREVGAAIAFLASDEAAYITGQELLVDGGYSI; translated from the coding sequence ATGAGCAAAGCACCTTTCCGGCTGGACGGCAGGCGCGCCCTGATCACGGGCGCTTCCAAGGGCATCGGGTTTGCAGCGGCGCAGCTGATGCGCGAGCTGGGTGCCGAGGTGACCATCGCCGCACGGACCGGGGCCGAAGTGCAGGCCGCGGCAGAGAGCATCGGGGCCGCCTGGTTCGCCGCCGACGTGAGTACGTCAGAGGGCGTGCAGGCCGCGCTGGACGCCGCCGGGCAGGTGGATATCCTGGTGTCCAACGCCGGCGGGCCACCTCCCTCGCTGCCCAGCGAAGTGACGGAAGCTGCCTGGGAACAGGGCTACCAGACCAATTTTCTCAGTACCGTGCGGCTGGCGGGCGGCGCGCTGCCGGGCATGCGCGAGCGTGGCTGGGGCCGCATCATTGCCGTTACGTCCATGACGGTGGGGCACCCGGCCATTAACCTGCCGGTCAGCAACGCGCTGCGGGCCGCCGTGACCAACCACCTGCGCACCCTCAGCCTGGAAGTGGGCGCCGATGGCGTGACTTGCAACACGGTGGCCCCCGGTTACACCGCCACGCAGCGCCTCAAGGACCTGCACTCCGGCCCAAGGCAGGCCGCCGCCCTGGCCGGGAGCATTCCACTGAAACGCTTCGGGGAGCCGCGCGAGGTGGGTGCCGCCATCGCCTTTCTGGCGTCGGACGAGGCTGCCTATATCACTGGGCAGGAACTGCTGGTGGACGGCGGGTACTCGATTTGA
- a CDS encoding DUF2259 domain-containing protein: MKRALLLTLPALLATQAAAANLPQPYLYGFSPDGAYHLMLTYWTEDGSGFPAAQLRVVRQGVGVMLEERLVAREEAGAGTRTSEQLAQDLLTKHAARLRALGLERPVPGRVLWAQGAPLPSLSGWPAQDPQTVTLAKGAPGGVQNIEVSPQAAFNTCTAAGLLPAAPVGLRLRVNGQDWFRDGTRLPENRACVAAYRLEAAWQLGDAVAVLIRAYSPGFEGPDAQTLTLLSRLPATATPAPASVPAPASTPSGPAPAGSTSVSPATSPVPAPAVRP; encoded by the coding sequence ATGAAGCGTGCCTTGTTGCTGACCCTGCCGGCGCTGCTGGCCACACAGGCGGCCGCCGCCAACCTGCCCCAGCCGTACCTCTACGGGTTCAGCCCGGACGGGGCCTATCACCTGATGCTGACCTACTGGACCGAAGACGGCAGCGGGTTCCCGGCAGCCCAGCTGCGGGTGGTGCGCCAGGGGGTAGGGGTAATGCTGGAAGAGCGCCTGGTGGCCCGCGAGGAAGCTGGTGCCGGCACCAGAACCTCCGAGCAGCTGGCCCAGGACCTGCTGACCAAACATGCTGCCCGGCTCAGAGCGCTGGGGCTAGAGCGCCCGGTGCCGGGCCGGGTGCTGTGGGCCCAGGGCGCACCGCTGCCTTCGCTGAGCGGCTGGCCGGCCCAGGACCCGCAGACCGTGACCCTCGCCAAGGGGGCGCCCGGTGGTGTGCAGAACATTGAGGTAAGTCCCCAGGCTGCTTTCAATACCTGCACGGCGGCGGGGCTGCTGCCGGCCGCGCCGGTGGGCCTGCGCCTCAGGGTCAACGGCCAGGATTGGTTCCGTGACGGCACCCGCTTGCCCGAAAACCGCGCCTGCGTGGCCGCCTACCGTCTGGAAGCTGCCTGGCAGTTGGGCGACGCAGTAGCAGTGCTGATCCGGGCCTACAGCCCCGGCTTTGAAGGGCCAGACGCCCAGACGCTGACTCTGCTGAGCCGCTTGCCGGCCACTGCCACTCCGGCTCCGGCATCTGTGCCAGCGCCTGCTTCTACTCCTTCAGGTCCAGCTCCAGCCGGCTCGACTTCGGTCAGCCCAGCAACTAGTCCAGTGCCGGCGCCCGCTGTCCGGCCCTGA
- the rpoC gene encoding DNA-directed RNA polymerase subunit beta' produces the protein MKEFNKVRIAIASPDKIREWSFGEVEKPETINYRTLKPEREGLFDERIFGPIKDYECACGRYKRQRYEGKVCERCGVEVTSSKVRRYRMGHIDLATPAAHIWYFKDSPSKIGTLLDLTAGQLEKVLYFSSFLVTDPRNAQKEGRPIKRGELLSDDEYRELRFGRQETYALHGGAEAEVKDGDYVTRGQSLGGNAVAKMDGLAQYRFPRRAEIAYREAQEAALPVSAGQLVQQESFKAGELLAELEEDVQITAPVAGVAFLKEMGEDSMMIELREQVDEPEPEDTEGEDGEAAPAKRVPSGKLLASVYIPHGMDVQVVHGEILDEGAVLAQAAAGKILRVSRDSRLSDVTFGKKGDVTLTAHWNRRAAYDIDPTMHVLVGDGSEVRKGQKVVGAIDEDEEIIAEADGVLTIHAPASIMVSKAKVYEYQDEPLVVNGDRVEPGDELADSGNLKSEISGRVEIDLVRKQVRVIESYDFEAKMGAEAIKDMLDDLDLDQLEAELNGMMSDNSRHKRARARKRLEVVRAFQRSGNSPSWMVMETVPVMPPDLRPMVQVDGGRFATSDLNDLYRRLINRNNRLKKLMSQGAPDMIIRNEKRMLQEAVDALIDNGRRGSPVTNPGSDRSLRSLTDLLGGKQGRFRQNLLGKRVDYSGRSVIVVGPQLRLHQCGVPKRMALELFKPFLFKLLEEKGEVTNIKQARKMLERYRDTKDSVWDSLEEVIEDKVVLLNRAPTLHRLGIQAFEPVLVEGQSIQLHPLVCEAFNADFDGDQMAIHVPLSAQAQAEARIQMLSAHNLLSPANGEPNVKPSRDIILGIFTLTQLRRDSLGAGSEYTSEPEALEAFDRGELLLNSPVSVNGRETSPGRLRYQFSSPDEAIHAVDSGKIDYQDHVTIRLNGTLYESSAGRMIFRRLVEEALGENASMVDQLVRLDVAYEKDNLKDMVMACYRELGIEATAHLLDALKDSGFKLSTTSGITIGIDDIVIPPNKGDILADADAQVAEIEQNYEFGFMTEEERYKQVVDLWNDTKDEVKNAMFQNFADNYPFNPLWIMSQSGARGNAQQITQLAGMRGLMARPDGRTIEVPIRASFREGLTVLEYFISTHGARKGGADTALRTADSGYLTRKLVDVAHEIVVRDLDCGTNDYTTMPLGEVDSRTGEWRTRKGSELETSIYGRTVAVDIELSDRTIPADTMLALEDVQQIGKEAETLREVHVYTPFNSTIRNGVDRKCYGYDLSQAKPVSLGETVGVVAAESIGEPGTQLTMRTFHTGGVAGGGGDITMGLPRVIELFEARKPKVPAILADRDGVLRVEEEEERYLLRIEADDEEFSSKTAIKVPKTLRLVVRDGERVETGQPLTRGAVNPHDLLEYKGIDAVQRYLVEEVQRVYRSQGVKVHDKHIEVIVRQMLRFVEITNGGDTDLLEGQLVERWDVQDANDALEAGQTPASWKPILLGITKSSLTTKSWLSAASFQHTTHVLTEASMRGQVDDLIGLKENVILGKLIPAGTGLNAVRDIQVADDRTLERYNPAAVAAAPAPRSEDREANNSEAPATGAAL, from the coding sequence ATGAAAGAGTTCAACAAAGTCCGCATCGCCATTGCCAGCCCCGACAAGATCCGGGAATGGTCCTTTGGTGAGGTGGAAAAGCCCGAAACCATCAACTACCGCACCCTGAAGCCTGAGCGCGAAGGTCTGTTCGACGAACGGATCTTTGGCCCGATCAAGGACTACGAGTGCGCCTGCGGCCGCTACAAGCGCCAGCGCTACGAAGGCAAAGTCTGCGAACGTTGCGGCGTTGAAGTGACCTCCAGCAAGGTGCGCCGTTACCGCATGGGCCACATTGACCTGGCGACCCCGGCCGCGCACATCTGGTATTTCAAGGACAGCCCCAGCAAGATCGGTACCCTGCTGGACCTGACTGCCGGACAGCTGGAAAAAGTGCTGTACTTCTCCAGCTTCCTGGTCACTGACCCCCGCAACGCCCAGAAGGAAGGCCGCCCCATCAAGCGCGGCGAACTGCTGAGCGACGATGAATACCGTGAACTGCGTTTCGGCCGGCAGGAAACCTACGCCCTGCACGGCGGCGCCGAAGCTGAAGTCAAGGACGGCGACTACGTGACCCGTGGTCAGTCGCTGGGCGGCAATGCCGTGGCCAAGATGGACGGCCTGGCCCAGTACCGTTTCCCCCGCCGCGCCGAAATCGCTTACCGCGAAGCGCAGGAAGCCGCGCTGCCGGTCAGTGCCGGTCAGCTGGTTCAGCAGGAAAGCTTCAAGGCCGGCGAGCTGCTGGCCGAGCTGGAAGAAGACGTGCAGATCACCGCTCCGGTGGCCGGCGTGGCTTTCCTGAAGGAAATGGGCGAAGACTCGATGATGATCGAGCTGCGCGAGCAGGTGGACGAACCCGAGCCCGAAGACACCGAAGGTGAAGACGGCGAAGCTGCCCCCGCCAAGCGCGTCCCCAGCGGCAAGCTGCTGGCCAGCGTGTACATCCCCCACGGCATGGACGTGCAGGTCGTACACGGCGAAATCCTAGACGAAGGCGCTGTGCTGGCGCAGGCCGCCGCAGGCAAGATTCTGCGTGTGAGCCGCGACAGCCGCCTGAGCGACGTGACCTTCGGCAAGAAGGGTGACGTCACCCTGACCGCCCACTGGAACCGCCGCGCCGCTTACGACATTGACCCCACCATGCACGTGCTGGTCGGTGACGGCAGCGAAGTGCGCAAGGGCCAGAAAGTGGTCGGCGCCATCGACGAAGACGAAGAAATCATCGCCGAAGCCGACGGCGTGCTGACCATTCACGCTCCCGCTTCCATCATGGTGAGCAAGGCCAAGGTGTACGAATACCAGGACGAGCCGCTGGTGGTGAACGGTGACCGGGTGGAGCCCGGCGACGAACTGGCCGATTCCGGCAATCTGAAGTCCGAGATCTCGGGCCGGGTGGAAATCGACCTGGTGCGCAAGCAGGTGCGCGTGATCGAGTCGTACGACTTTGAAGCCAAGATGGGCGCCGAAGCCATCAAGGACATGCTGGACGATCTGGACCTGGACCAGCTGGAAGCCGAACTGAATGGCATGATGAGCGACAACTCCCGCCACAAGCGCGCCCGCGCCCGCAAACGGCTGGAAGTGGTGCGTGCGTTCCAGCGCAGCGGCAACAGCCCCAGCTGGATGGTCATGGAAACCGTGCCGGTGATGCCGCCTGATCTGCGCCCGATGGTGCAGGTGGACGGCGGCCGCTTTGCAACTTCCGACCTCAACGACCTGTACCGCCGCTTGATCAACCGCAACAACCGCCTCAAGAAGCTGATGAGTCAGGGTGCGCCCGACATGATCATCCGCAACGAAAAGCGGATGCTGCAAGAAGCGGTGGACGCCCTGATCGACAACGGCCGCCGTGGCAGCCCCGTGACCAACCCTGGCTCGGACCGCTCGCTGCGTTCGCTGACCGACCTGCTGGGCGGCAAGCAGGGCCGTTTCCGCCAGAACCTGCTGGGCAAGCGCGTGGACTACTCGGGCCGCTCGGTGATCGTGGTGGGTCCGCAGCTGCGGCTGCACCAGTGCGGTGTGCCCAAGCGTATGGCGCTGGAGCTGTTCAAGCCCTTCCTGTTCAAGTTGCTGGAAGAAAAGGGTGAAGTCACCAACATCAAGCAGGCCCGCAAGATGCTGGAACGCTACCGCGACACCAAAGACAGCGTCTGGGACTCGCTGGAAGAAGTGATTGAAGACAAGGTGGTGCTGCTCAACCGCGCCCCCACCCTGCACCGACTGGGCATTCAGGCTTTCGAGCCGGTGCTGGTTGAAGGTCAGTCTATCCAGCTGCACCCGCTGGTCTGTGAAGCCTTCAACGCCGACTTCGACGGTGACCAGATGGCGATTCACGTGCCGCTGAGCGCTCAGGCGCAGGCCGAAGCCCGCATTCAGATGCTGTCGGCCCACAACCTGCTCTCGCCCGCCAACGGCGAACCCAACGTGAAGCCCAGCCGTGACATCATTCTCGGTATCTTCACCCTGACCCAGCTGCGCCGCGACAGCCTGGGCGCCGGCAGCGAGTACACCTCGGAACCCGAAGCGCTGGAAGCGTTTGACCGTGGCGAGCTGCTGCTAAACAGCCCGGTGAGCGTCAACGGCCGCGAAACCAGCCCGGGCCGCCTGCGTTACCAGTTCTCCAGCCCCGACGAAGCCATTCACGCGGTAGACAGCGGCAAGATCGACTACCAGGATCACGTGACCATTCGCCTGAACGGCACGCTGTACGAATCCAGCGCCGGCCGGATGATCTTCCGCCGCCTGGTGGAAGAAGCCCTGGGCGAAAACGCCAGCATGGTGGACCAGCTGGTGCGCCTGGATGTAGCCTACGAGAAGGACAACCTCAAGGACATGGTCATGGCCTGCTACCGCGAGCTGGGCATTGAAGCCACCGCTCACCTGCTGGACGCCCTGAAGGACAGCGGCTTCAAGCTGTCGACCACTTCGGGCATCACCATCGGGATCGACGACATCGTGATTCCGCCGAACAAGGGTGACATCCTGGCCGACGCCGACGCCCAGGTGGCCGAAATCGAGCAGAACTACGAATTCGGCTTCATGACCGAAGAAGAACGCTACAAGCAGGTCGTGGACCTGTGGAACGACACCAAGGACGAAGTGAAGAACGCCATGTTCCAGAACTTCGCCGACAACTATCCCTTCAACCCGCTGTGGATCATGAGCCAGTCGGGCGCCCGTGGTAACGCTCAGCAGATCACCCAGCTGGCCGGGATGCGTGGCCTGATGGCCCGACCCGACGGCCGCACCATCGAAGTGCCGATTCGTGCGTCCTTCCGCGAAGGGCTGACGGTGCTGGAATACTTCATCTCGACCCACGGTGCCCGTAAGGGTGGGGCCGACACCGCACTGCGTACCGCCGACTCGGGTTACCTGACCCGTAAGCTGGTGGACGTGGCCCACGAAATCGTGGTGCGCGACCTTGACTGCGGCACCAACGACTACACCACCATGCCGCTGGGCGAAGTGGACAGCCGCACCGGCGAGTGGCGCACCCGCAAGGGCAGCGAACTGGAAACCAGCATCTATGGCCGCACCGTGGCTGTGGATATCGAACTGAGTGACCGGACCATTCCCGCCGACACCATGCTGGCGCTGGAAGACGTGCAGCAGATCGGCAAGGAAGCCGAAACCCTGCGCGAAGTGCATGTCTATACGCCCTTCAACTCGACCATCCGCAACGGCGTGGACCGCAAGTGCTACGGCTACGACCTGTCGCAGGCCAAGCCGGTCTCGCTGGGCGAAACCGTGGGCGTGGTGGCCGCCGAAAGTATCGGCGAACCCGGCACGCAGCTGACCATGCGCACCTTCCACACCGGCGGTGTGGCGGGCGGTGGCGGCGACATCACCATGGGTCTGCCGCGCGTGATCGAACTGTTCGAAGCCCGCAAGCCCAAGGTGCCGGCCATTCTGGCTGACCGCGACGGCGTGCTGCGGGTGGAAGAAGAAGAAGAACGTTACCTGCTGCGCATTGAAGCGGACGACGAGGAATTCTCCTCCAAGACCGCCATCAAGGTGCCCAAGACCCTACGTCTAGTGGTGCGCGACGGCGAACGGGTGGAAACCGGCCAGCCGCTGACCCGCGGCGCCGTGAACCCCCACGACCTGCTGGAATACAAGGGTATTGACGCCGTGCAGCGCTACTTGGTGGAAGAAGTGCAGCGGGTATACCGCAGCCAGGGCGTGAAGGTACACGACAAGCACATCGAAGTGATCGTGCGTCAGATGCTGCGCTTCGTGGAAATCACCAACGGCGGCGACACTGACCTGCTGGAAGGCCAGCTGGTGGAACGCTGGGACGTGCAGGACGCCAACGACGCCCTGGAAGCCGGCCAGACCCCGGCCAGCTGGAAGCCGATCCTGCTGGGCATCACCAAGTCGAGCCTGACCACCAAGTCTTGGCTGTCGGCCGCCTCGTTCCAGCACACCACCCACGTGCTGACCGAAGCCTCCATGCGCGGTCAGGTGGATGACCTGATCGGCCTGAAGGAGAACGTCATCCTCGGCAAGCTGATTCCGGCCGGCACTGGCCTGAACGCGGTGCGCGACATTCAGGTGGCTGACGACCGCACCTTGGAGCGCTATAACCCCGCTGCCGTGGCTGCCGCTCCGGCGCCCCGCAGCGAGGACCGCGAGGCCAACAACAGCGAAGCTCCAGCCACCGGCGCGGCCCTCTAA
- a CDS encoding YczE/YyaS/YitT family protein codes for MSPHPEPAAAPLARVSTWGFPARLALLLGGLVLYGLSLRLMIDAGVGVAPWDVLHTGLAGRFPVTVGQASILIGLVIVACSRLLLGQPIGLGTVLNTLLVGLFVALFAGLPAPAGLELRWAELLAGTLLLGLATGTYVAAGLGAGPRDGLVLGLSRLTGLSVARLRTGLELAVLALGWALGGQIGLGTAAFALLSGPAMGWGLGLYGLSRGESRPPVSGAATQR; via the coding sequence ATGTCACCCCACCCGGAGCCGGCCGCTGCACCGCTGGCCCGCGTGAGCACCTGGGGCTTTCCGGCGCGGCTGGCCCTGCTGCTGGGCGGGCTGGTGCTGTACGGCCTGAGCCTGCGGCTGATGATTGATGCTGGCGTGGGCGTGGCGCCCTGGGACGTGCTGCACACTGGGCTAGCCGGGCGATTTCCGGTCACGGTGGGCCAGGCCAGCATCCTGATCGGGCTGGTGATCGTGGCCTGTAGCCGGCTGCTGTTGGGGCAGCCTATCGGACTGGGCACTGTGCTGAACACCCTGCTGGTGGGGCTGTTCGTGGCCCTGTTCGCCGGGCTGCCGGCTCCGGCCGGACTGGAGCTGCGCTGGGCCGAACTGCTGGCCGGCACCCTGCTGCTGGGGCTGGCGACCGGTACATATGTGGCCGCCGGGTTGGGTGCCGGACCCCGCGACGGGCTGGTGCTGGGGCTGTCACGCCTGACCGGCCTCAGCGTGGCGCGGCTGCGCACTGGTCTGGAACTGGCCGTGCTGGCCCTGGGCTGGGCACTGGGCGGACAGATCGGCTTGGGCACCGCTGCTTTTGCCCTGCTCAGCGGCCCGGCGATGGGCTGGGGACTGGGGCTTTACGGACTGAGCCGGGGTGAAAGCCGGCCACCGGTCTCAGGAGCGGCAACCCAGCGCTAG